In a single window of the Octopus sinensis linkage group LG1, ASM634580v1, whole genome shotgun sequence genome:
- the LOC118764279 gene encoding interleukin 17-like protein — protein sequence MDLSQAAIFLFLNYILIVSSASIPTQCKIPTDLTVRYKSLSIDNNFFLPAEMAPAENRTTLTDGDKKCPASLESFGEIRERSTCPWYLDITHDSTVFPPSRREARCRCETCVGPKYTNQECMPVYTKMTVLKRTGECIDVLYVYKPDVINVSTACVCARKVDVYRDDNGN from the exons ATG GATCTCTCACAAGCTGCAATTTTTCTCTTCTTGAACTACATCTTGATTGTATCTTCGGCGTCAATTCCAACTCAATGTAAAATACCAACAGACTTAACAGTCCGCTACAAGAGCTTGTCCATtgacaataatttttttctgccaGCTGAAATGGCTCCAGCCGAAAACCGGACAACACTGACCGATGGTGATAAAAAGTGCCCAGCATCGCTTGAATCTTTTGGTGAAATCCGCGAACGTTCCACCTGTCCTTGGTACCTGGACATTACGCATGATTCAACAGTTTTCCCTCCATCACGTAGGGAAGCGAGATGTCGCTGTGAAACCTGTGTCGGCCCTAAGTACACCAATCAagaatgtatgcctgtatacacTAAAATGACTGTCCTGAAACGAACAGGTGAATGTAttgatgtattgtatgtgtataaaccAGATGTAATTAATGTATCCAcagcctgtgtgtgtgcacgtaaggTTGATGTCTATAGAGACGACAATGGGAACTAA
- the LOC118764277 gene encoding interleukin 17-like protein — protein sequence MDPPLVIFLFLNFILIVSSASIPTQCKIPTDLKVRYDNLSNATSGDNFFLPAEMAPAKSNQTTLTDGDKSCPTSPASSDIRERSTCPWYLKNINDTTFFPSLRREAVCRCTNCSDPTNKNQQCATVYTNMTVLKRTGECVDGLYVYEPHVIDVATACVCARTVDVTVDGK from the exons ATG GATCCACCTCTAGTAATCTTTCTCTTCTTAAACTTCATCTTGATTGTATCTTCGGCATCAATTCCAACCCAATGTAAAATACCAACAGACTTAAAAGTCCGCTACGACAACTTGTCCAATGCAACCAGTGGTGATAATTTTTTTCTGCCCGCTGAAATGGCTCCAGCCAAAAGTAACCAGACAACACTGACCGATGGTGATAAAAGCTGCCCAACATCACCTGCATCTAGTGACATCCGCGAACGTTCCACCTGTCCTTGGTacctgaaaaatattaatgatacaaCATTTTTCCCATCATTACGTAGAGAAGCGGTATGTCGCTGTACAAACTGTTCCGACCCTACGAACAAAAATCAACAATGTGCGACTGTATACACTAATATGACTGTGCTGAAACGTACAGGTGAATGTGTTGATGGACTGTATGTTTATGAACCACATGTGATTGATGTAGCCAcagcctgtgtgtgtgcacggacGGTTGATGTCACTGTTGATGGAAAATGA